In Ochotona princeps isolate mOchPri1 chromosome 22, mOchPri1.hap1, whole genome shotgun sequence, the following are encoded in one genomic region:
- the MATN4 gene encoding matrilin-4, translating to MRGLAACPMLALLLLLLQAWESQPQAAGPKCHTGPLDLVFVIDSSRSVRPFEFETVRQFLVGLLRSLDVGLNATRVGVIQYSSQVQSVFPLGAFSRREDMERALRALVPLAQGTMTGLAIQYAMNVAFSVAEGARPPEQRVPRVAVIVTDGRPQDRVAEVAAQARARGIEIYAVGVQRADVGSLRAMASPPLEEHVFVVETFDLIQEFGRQLHGRLCGTDLCAEGRHGCQHRCVNARGAFHCTCNPGYQLAADNRSCVAVDHCSWGNHSCQHECVSTLQGPRCRCREGHDLLPDGRSCHIRDLCNGVDHGCEFECVSEGLTYRCLCPEDWQLQADGKSCTRASRPAGCREGHVDLVLLVDGSKSVRPQNFELVKRFVNQIVDFLDVSPEGTRVGLVQFSSRVRTEFPLGRYGTAAEIKQAVLAVEYMERGTMTGLALRHMVEHSFSEAQGARPRALHVPRVGLVFTDGRSQDDISVWAARAKEEGIVMYAVGVGKAVEEELRTIASEPAELHVSYSPDFNTMTHLLENLKGSICPEEGIGAGTELRSPCDCESLVEFQGRTLGTLDSLTQKLAQLSLRLENLENVLGSQK from the exons ATGAGGGGCCTTGCTGCCTGCCCAATGCtcgctctgctgctgctgctgctccaggcctgggaaagccagccCCAGGCGGCAG GTCCCAAGTGCCATACAGGCCCCCTGGATTTGGTGTTCGTGATTGACAGTTCCCGCAGCGTGCGTCCTTTTGAGTTCGAGACCGTGCGGCAGTTCCTGGTGGGCCTCCTCCGCAGCTTGGACGTGGGGCTCAACGCCACGCGCGTCGGCGTCATCCAGTACTCAAGTCAGGTGCAGAGCGTCTTCCCCCTGGGAGCCTTCTCGCGCCGCGAGGACATGGAACGCGCCCTCCGCGCCCTGGTGCCGCTGGCCCAGGGCACCATGACCGGGCTGGCCATCCAATATGCCATGAACGTGGCTTTCAGCGTGGCCGAGGGCGCGCGCCCCCCGGAGCAGCGCGTGCCGCGTGTTGCCGTCATCGTGACCGACGGGCGGCCCCAGGACCGCGTGGCCGAGGTGGCAGCCCAGGCCCGTGCCCGCGGCATCGAGATTTACGCGGTTGGGGTGCAGCGCGCGGATGTGGGCTCCCTGCGCGCCATGGCGTCCCCGCCGCTGGAGGAGCACGTCTTCGTCGTGGAGACCTTTGACCTCATCCAGGAGTTTGGCCGGCAGCTCCACGGCCGCCTGTGCG GGACAGACCTGTGTGCTGAGGGGAGACACGGCTGCCAGCACCGGTGTGTCAACGCCCGAGGCGCGTTCCACTGCACCTGCAACCCTGGTTACCAGCTGGCGGCAGACAACCGGAGCTGTGTGG CTGTTGACCACTGCAGCTGGGGGAACCATAGCTGCCAGCACGAGTGTGTCAGCACCCTCCAGGGGCCTCGATGCCGCTGCAGAGAGGGGCATGACCTGCTGCCCGATGGGAGGAGCTGTCACA TCCGTGACCTTTGCAATGGCGTGGACCATGGCTGTGAGTTTGAGTGTGTGAGCGAGGGCCTCACCTACCGCTGCCTGTGTCCCGAGGACTGGCAGCTCCAGGCGGATGGCAAGAGCTGCACCC gCGCTTCTCGCCCTGCAGGGTGCCGGGAAGGTCATGTGGACCTGGTTCTGCTTGTGGATGGCTCCAAAAGCGTGCGCCCGCAGAACTTTGAGCTGGTGAAACGCTTCGTGAACCAGATTGTTGATTTCCTGGACGTGTCTCCCGAGGGCACGCGCGTGGGGCTGGTACAGTTCTCCAGCCGCGTGCGCACTGAGTTCCCGCTGGGCCGCTACGGCACCGCGGCCGAGATCAAGCAGGCGGTCCTGGCCGTGGAGTACATGGAGCGAGGGACCATGACCGGGTTGGCGCTGCGGCACATGGTGGAGCACAGCTTCTCTGAGGCGCAGGGCGCGCGACCCCGCGCTCTCCACGTGCCTCGCGTGGGCCTGGTCTTCACTGACGGCCGCTCCCAGGATGACATCTCGGTGTGGGCAGCGCGCGCCAAGGAGGAAG GCATCGTCATGTACGCGGTGGGCGTGGGCAAGGCGGTGGAGGAGGAGCTGCGCACCATCGCCTCGGAGCCAGCCGAGCTGCACGTGTCGTACTCGCCCGACTTCAACACCATGACGCACCTGTTGGAGAATCTCAAAGGCAGCATCTGCCCGG